CGCCCTGCACGAGGGCTCCCGTTTCCGGGTCGAGCGGGATCTGACCGGCCGTGAAGAGCAGGTTGGCAGCCACGAGCGCCTGGCTATAGGGTCCGATGGCCTGCGGCGCCGCCGCTGTCTGGATGCGTTCGAGCTGTGGCATTACCGCCCTCATCTCAGGGCTGCGAGGAAGCTATCGCGTGCTGCCGGACGGCCAGGCGCAACTCGTCCGCTGATACCGTGGCCACACCCGCCTTGCCCACCTCGATACCGGCGGCATGGTTGGCGAGCAGCGCCGCTTCCACGATGGTAGCGCCGGCGGCCAGGGCTACGGCGAGGGCGGCGGTGACGGTATCGCCCGCGCCGGAAACGTCGTAGACGGAGCGCGCGTCCGGCGGGATGCGCAGGTGCTGGCCTTCCTCGGTCATCAGCGTCATCCCCTCCTCGCCCAGTGTGATAAGCAGGTGACTGCAGTCCATGTGCCGGCGCATCCGCTCCATCCACTCCGGGTCACTGTAGAGGACGGGGCCGCGCAGCGCGGCAGCCAGTTCGCCGAGGTTAGGCTTGAACACCGTAGCGCCCCGATACTCGAAGAAATGCCGGGCCTTGGGGTCCACGACCACAGGGCGGCCCAGTCTGCGGCCCGCGTCCAGTGCCGCCTCGATAACGGCCGGCACCACCACCCCCTTGTCGTAGTCCTCGAGCACCAGCGCATCCGCCGCCGTGGCCAGTTCATCCACGGCCGCGACCAGCTCGGCGGTGCACGCCTGGTCGACATCTTCGTCCCACTCGCGGTCGTAGCGCCCCACCTGCTGGTGACGGGCCATGATTCTGGTCTTGACAGTCGTGGGCCGGCCGTCGGCCATGCACAGCCCACGCCCCTCGACGCCGAGGCGGGCGAGTTCCCGCGCGACCTCGGCCCCGGCCGCGTCGCGGCCCACGCAGCCCACGACCTCGCAGCTTGCGCCCAGAGCGATGACGTTGCCGGCCACATTGCCGGCGCCGCCCAGGGCCTGCCACTCCTCGGTGACGCGGACCACGGGGACCGGCGCCTCTGGCGAGATGCGCGAGGCGGCGCCGCGCAGATAGATGTCCAGCATGAGATCGCCGATCACCAGCACGCGGGTGTCGCGTGCGCGATCGAGCAGGCTATCGAGTCGGTCAGGCGAGAGTCGTTCCACGGATGACTGGGGTCGGCACGGAACTTGTGTCCCGGCATTGAACGGGCCGTGAAAGTACCACGTCCCCTTAGCAGTTGTAAAGCTAGTCTGCGTTCAGCCGACGGAGCCCGATGCAGCGCGTGCTGGTGGTGGTGGATGAGTGGATGCGCGGTGTGGCCCTCGGCGTGCAGGACTACTTCACGTTGGGGGGCCGGGCCACGCGCTCCGTCGCGGCCCGCCCCTTCTACTGGCGCAGCAGCCTGGGGATTCTGAGCAAAAAAACGCCCGGACCACCGAAGCAGTCCGGGCGTTGGATGGAGCCGGCGGGAGTCGAACCGAAGGTGACCGAGCGGACGCAGTCCGCGCAGGTCAACCCGCGTCGCGAGCGCAGCGAGCCGCGGGTGAGACTCCCGAGGACATTGATTCTGAGCAAAAAAACGCCCGGACCACCGAAGCAGTCCGGGCGTTGGATGGAGCCGGCGGGAGTCGAACCCGCGTCCGTGAATAGATCCCCCGGCGCCTCTACGTGCTTAGTCTACCCTTCGGTTTTCTCGTCCGCTCGGCGGCTGGCAGACGGCCTCTTGCGGACCAGCCTCGTCGAGTCTCACCCCTCCGGCTCAAGGCGCGCCGGGCGGGCCAGCCCGATTCGATCGATGTCTTCAGCCTCACCTCGGGCCGGGTCCGACTGAAGACAGGCGCGTAAGTTCCTTACGCGGCCAGCGCCAGCTGAGAGTTGGCACTTATTGGTTTTCCCGCAGTTTTACGAGGTGACGGGACCTCGGCACGCAGCACCGACTTCACTAAACACGTCGAATCCGTGTCGGCCCCTACAACAAGAAAGTTAGGCAAGCTCCGCGCCGGAGTCAACGGGCGCAGCGGTGACGCGATTCCGCCCCGCCGCCTTGGATGTGTAGAGCATCGCGTCCGCGCTGCGCAGGACCATGCCTGGCTCCGGCACGCATTCCGGGCAGGCAGACACGCCGATGGAAACGCGGACCGGGATGACCCGCCCCCGCCAGGCCACACCGCCGCGCCGCACCCGGTCCAGCAATCGCTGGGCGGCCTCCTGCGCCTCACCCAGGCCGGTCTCGGGCAGGAGTGCGACAAACTCCTCTCCGCCGAGTCGGGCGGCGAAGTCGGTCTCGCGCACCGATCCTCGAACGGTCTGGGCCAGCGCGCGCAGCACCGCGTCCCCCGCCTCGTGGCCGTACGTGTCGTTGATCTGCTTGAAATGATCGATGTCGGCAAGGAGCAACGCGACGGGCCGACGATAGCGCTGAAAGCGGGCCAGCTCCGCTGCCATGCGCTCCTCGAACGCCCGGCGGTTGTGGAGACCGGTGAGCGCATCACGCTCGGCGTCGTCGCGGACCTGATGATACTGCCGGGCGTGGCGAAGCTGCAGTCCCGCGTATGGCGCCAGGGTCTCGAGCACACCAACCGCCTCGGGATCCAGGCGCGGCTCCTTTGTGCTCCAGACCGCGAGCACGCCCAGGACGGCGCGGCTGGCGTCGGGGAGCGGCACGGCGGCGAGCGAGAGCGGCTGGGCCAGCCAGCGTTCGCCGGTCACGGCGACGGGCAGTGTTCTGCGGCGGGCCCGCCGGTGTTCCCGGAGGATGGCCGCGCCGCCGCGCGCGGCGAGGGCAAGCTCGCTTTCGAGGGGCGCGAATGCCGCGCCGGGCGCAGGCCCGCCATCTTCGCCGACCACGGCGAGAATGGCTCCGGCGCCCTCGTCCCATGCGGCCAGGGCGGCGCCGGTGCCACCCACCAGCGCCCGCGCGGATTCGGCGAGCTCGCGGGCGAAGGTATCGAGCTCGATCTCGCGTGGCAGGCGTCGCAGGAGCTCGAGGACCTGGCGGAAGCGTTCGCGTGTCGCCACCGCCCGCGCCTCGCGTAGCTGCATGCGCAGGAACACGCGCAGGTGAGCGGCAGCCGCCTCGAGCGCCGCGGTTTCCGGAAGCGCTGCGGCGGAATCGTACTCGAGCGTGAGGAGCGCATTCCGTTCCCCGCCGGGGTCGATGGGCACGACGCACGCGCGGGTGCCTGGCGCGGCCCAGGCGGGCGGCGATTCCAAGCGCAGAGGCATCCCTTCCTCCCAAGCCCAGCGGAGCGGGTCGCCGGCCAGGCGGGCGGCGGCAGGCGCCTCCCCTCCGCTGGCGACCTGCGGCAGCGCGCGCTCACCCGCGGCATCGACGTCCCACAACGTAGCCCGCCAGGCGCCCAGGCTCCTTTTCAGTGCTTCGAGGGTCCGCTCGAGTTCCCGCAGCCTGCGCGCCGCTTCGGCTTCCTCGCCCCGTTCGCCGCGGCCGCCAGCTTCGGCCGCAATGCGCTCGAGCACGCGCTCCTGCGCCTCGAGCCTGCCGCCCAACCGGCCGAACACGGCAGCCGGAAGCAGGCCCGCGGCCGCTGCTGCAAGCGCGGCCAATCCGCCTCGCAGCGTGAGGGCGGCGGTCCAGGCATCTGCAGCCAGGAGAAGCGCGATGGCGGCAGCGGCCGCGAGGGTTGCGCGACGCCGGGAAGCTTGCATGGCCAGGAGGAGGAGCCAGGTTGCGACGAGCGGAAGGAGTGGTGAGGCGAGTCCGCCACTGGCGAGCAGGAACGTGTGCAGTACCGGCCAGAGCGCGGCCGAGAAGAGGGCGCTGGCCGGTCGGCCGGCGCGCAGCCAGGCCAGGGCGAGAAACGCTGCGGCGGCGATCGCCGCGGCCAGCATCCCGGCTAGCGGCAGCCACGGCGCAGAAAGCAGCGCTGCGGCGTAGGCGAGTACGGCGCCCCCGAGTGGCGGCCGGTAGCCGGACAGGCGATTCGCCAACCGCGCCTTCAGGAAGGTCTTACCAGAAGCTGGTTTATTCGCGTCGCGGCGCACGCCGCGCCGAACCCATTGTCAATGTTCACGACCGTGACACCCGCGGCGCAACTGGTCAGCATGGCCAACAGCGCCGTGACGCCGCCGAAGGATGCACCGTAGCCGACGCTCGTCGGCACCGCGATCACGGGCACGCGTACGAGGCCGCCGACGACGGAGGGGAGGGCGCCCTCCATCCCGGCGACGACAATGACCACGGCCGCCTCTTTGAGGGCGCCCGCGTTACCCAGCAGCCGATGGATCCCTGCCACACCTACGTCGTAGAGGCGCTCGACGGCGTTCCCGAGCGCCGCCGCCGTGACCGCAGCTTCTTCAGCAACGGGAAGGTCCCCGCTTCCGGCGCTCACGACCAACACCGGACCGGTGTACCGGGCGTGCGCCGGCTCTTCTGCCACCAGGTGGACGATCCGGGCCACCTCGTGCACGGTGGCCGCCGGGAACGCCGCGGCCAGCGCTGTCCGCGCCGCCTCATCGGCGCGGGTGGCGAGAAAGCCGCGGCCGCGCGCGGCGAGGCGGGCACAAACCTCGACCAGATGGGGCGGTGTTTTTCCCGGGCAGTAGACGACCTCGGGGTACCCCTGCCGCAGCTCGCGGTGATGGTCCAGTCGCGCAATTGCCGTGGCGGGGTCCGCCACGACG
This region of Gemmatimonadota bacterium genomic DNA includes:
- a CDS encoding D-glycero-beta-D-manno-heptose-7-phosphate kinase, giving the protein MERLSPDRLDSLLDRARDTRVLVIGDLMLDIYLRGAASRISPEAPVPVVRVTEEWQALGGAGNVAGNVIALGASCEVVGCVGRDAAGAEVARELARLGVEGRGLCMADGRPTTVKTRIMARHQQVGRYDREWDEDVDQACTAELVAAVDELATAADALVLEDYDKGVVVPAVIEAALDAGRRLGRPVVVDPKARHFFEYRGATVFKPNLGELAAALRGPVLYSDPEWMERMRRHMDCSHLLITLGEEGMTLMTEEGQHLRIPPDARSVYDVSGAGDTVTAALAVALAAGATIVEAALLANHAAGIEVGKAGVATVSADELRLAVRQHAIASSQP
- a CDS encoding GGDEF domain-containing protein, coding for MANRLSGYRPPLGGAVLAYAAALLSAPWLPLAGMLAAAIAAAAFLALAWLRAGRPASALFSAALWPVLHTFLLASGGLASPLLPLVATWLLLLAMQASRRRATLAAAAAIALLLAADAWTAALTLRGGLAALAAAAAGLLPAAVFGRLGGRLEAQERVLERIAAEAGGRGERGEEAEAARRLRELERTLEALKRSLGAWRATLWDVDAAGERALPQVASGGEAPAAARLAGDPLRWAWEEGMPLRLESPPAWAAPGTRACVVPIDPGGERNALLTLEYDSAAALPETAALEAAAAHLRVFLRMQLREARAVATRERFRQVLELLRRLPREIELDTFARELAESARALVGGTGAALAAWDEGAGAILAVVGEDGGPAPGAAFAPLESELALAARGGAAILREHRRARRRTLPVAVTGERWLAQPLSLAAVPLPDASRAVLGVLAVWSTKEPRLDPEAVGVLETLAPYAGLQLRHARQYHQVRDDAERDALTGLHNRRAFEERMAAELARFQRYRRPVALLLADIDHFKQINDTYGHEAGDAVLRALAQTVRGSVRETDFAARLGGEEFVALLPETGLGEAQEAAQRLLDRVRRGGVAWRGRVIPVRVSIGVSACPECVPEPGMVLRSADAMLYTSKAAGRNRVTAAPVDSGAELA
- the larB gene encoding nickel pincer cofactor biosynthesis protein LarB — its product is MAWLPVEEVVVADPATAIARLDHHRELRQGYPEVVYCPGKTPPHLVEVCARLAARGRGFLATRADEAARTALAAAFPAATVHEVARIVHLVAEEPAHARYTGPVLVVSAGSGDLPVAEEAAVTAAALGNAVERLYDVGVAGIHRLLGNAGALKEAAVVIVVAGMEGALPSVVGGLVRVPVIAVPTSVGYGASFGGVTALLAMLTSCAAGVTVVNIDNGFGAACAATRINQLLVRPS